A stretch of Nonomuraea africana DNA encodes these proteins:
- a CDS encoding VOC family protein, which yields MTLSQDAAENGKPPAVRQLRLVVEAEDYEAALAFYRDALGLPEQAAFSGGDGAHVAILDAGRATLEIANPAQKRMIDDVEVGRQVAPKIRVAFEVDDARAATDRLLSAGAEEVAPPTVTPWQSLNARFDAPAGLHISVFQELRSLEERESLDGFGTEEGRRGDAS from the coding sequence CGAGAACGGGAAGCCGCCGGCCGTCCGCCAACTCCGGCTGGTGGTCGAGGCGGAGGACTACGAGGCCGCCCTCGCCTTCTACCGGGACGCCCTGGGCCTGCCCGAGCAGGCCGCCTTCTCCGGTGGAGACGGCGCGCACGTGGCGATCCTCGACGCCGGGCGGGCCACGCTCGAAATCGCGAATCCCGCGCAGAAGAGGATGATCGACGATGTCGAGGTGGGCCGCCAGGTGGCACCCAAGATCCGGGTCGCGTTCGAGGTCGACGACGCTCGAGCCGCCACCGACCGGCTGCTCTCGGCCGGCGCCGAGGAGGTCGCGCCGCCCACGGTCACGCCGTGGCAGTCGCTGAACGCGAGGTTCGACGCGCCCGCCGGCCTGCACATCTCGGTGTTCCAGGAACTGCGCAGCCTCGAGGAGCGCGAGTCGCTCGACGGCTTCGGAACCGAGGAGGGCCGGCGAGGGGACGCCTCCTGA